From the genome of Phyllostomus discolor isolate MPI-MPIP mPhyDis1 chromosome 12, mPhyDis1.pri.v3, whole genome shotgun sequence, one region includes:
- the OSGIN1 gene encoding oxidative stress-induced growth inhibitor 1 has protein sequence MSKWRKNHLDTSSPEPLEVVIIGNGPSGICLSYLLSGYTPYMKPDAVHPHPLLQRKLLEAPGVSILDQDLDYLSEGLEGRSQSPVALLFDALLRPDTDFGGDMESVLTWRLQKERAIPHVVLGRNLPGGAWHSIEGSMVTLSQGQWMGLPDLQVKDWMCKKRRGLRNSRATAGDIAHYYVDYVSKKGLSHNFVSGAVVTAVARRMPEPSVAGARDPSPLFQVSGFLIAKDQSRQPFSLCARNVVLATGTSDSPARLGIPGETLPFVHYELSALELAIRAGTLTPASDPILIVGAGLSAADAVLYARHYNIPVIHAFRRPVDDPGLVFNQLPKMLYPEYHKVHQMMREQSILSPSPYKGYCSLPEHQLLFFKEDHQAMFQDPNGLQKVFGISLVLVLIGSHPNLSFLPGAGADLAVDPEQPLSPKRNPIDVDPFTYQSTQQQGLYAVGPLAGDNFVRFVQGGALAVASSLLRKEARKPP, from the exons ATGAGCAAGTGGAGGAAGAACCACCTCGACACCAGCAGCCCGGAGCCCCTGGAGGTCGTCATTATCG GCAACGGGCCTTCGGGCATCTGCCTGTCCTACCTGCTGTCTGGCTACACCCCCTACATGAAACCGGATGCCGTCCACCCACATCCCCTGCTGCAGAGGAAGCTCCTGGAGGCACCGGGGGTCTCCATCCTGGACCAG GACCTGGACTACCTGTCCGAAGGCCTCGAAGGCCGGAGCCAAAGCCCCGTGGCCCTGCTCTTCGATGCCCTCCTGCGCCCAGACACAGACTTTGGGGGAGACATGGAGTCCGTGCTCACCTGGAGGCTCCAGAAGGAGCGAGCCATCCCCCATGTGGTCCTGGGCCGGAACCTGCCTGGGGGAGCCTGGCAC TCCATTGAAGGCTCCATGGTGACCCTGAGCCAAGGCCAGTGGATGGGGCTGCCGGACCTGCAGGTCAAGGACTGGATGTGCAAGAAGCGAAG AGGTCTTCGTAACAGCCGCGCCACGGCTGGGGACATCGCTCACTATTACGTGGACTATGTGAGCAAGAAGGGCCTGAGCCACAACTTCGTGTCTGGTGCTGTGGTCACAGCTGTGGCACGGAGGATGCCCGAGCCCAGTGTTGCTGGGGCCCGAGACCCCAGCCCCCTCTTCCAGGTGAGCGGCTTCCTGATTGCCAAGGACCAGAGCCGGCAGCCCTTCTCCCTCTGCGCCCGCAATGTGGTCCTGGCCACAGGCACGTCGGACAGTCCGGCCCGGCTGGGCATCCCCGGGGAGACCCTGCCCTTTGTCCACTATGAACTGTCGGCCCTGGAGCTGGCCATCCGAGCAGGAACGCTGACTCCGGCCTCGGACCCCATCCTCATCGTCGGCGCAGGGCTGTCGGCGGCCGACGCGGTCCTCTACGCCCGTCACTACAACATCCCCGTGATCCATGCCTTCCGCCGGCCCGTGGATGACCCCGGCCTGGTCTTCAACCAGCTGCCCAAGATGCTGTACCCTGAGTACCACAAGGTGCACCAGATGATGCGGGAGCAGTCCATCCTGTCGCCCAGCCCCTACAAGGGCTATTGCAGCCTCCCTGAGCACCAGCTGCTGTTCTTCAAGGAGGACCACCAGGCCATGTTCCAGGACCCCAACGGACTCCAGAAGGTCTTTGGCATCTCCCTGGTGCTGGTCCTCATTGGCTCCCACCCCAACCTGTCCTTCCTCCCTGGAGCGGGCGCTGACCTCGCTGTGGACCCTGAGCAGCCGCTGAGCCCCAAGAGGAACCCCATCGACGTGGACCCCTTCACCTACCAGAGCACACAGCAGCAGGGCCTGTATGCTGTGGGGCCACTGGCTGGGGACAACTTCGTGCGGTTCGTGCAGGGTGGAGCCCTGGCCGTGGCCAGCTCCCTGCTGAGAAAGGAGGCCAGGAAGCCGCCCTAG